The region GAGCAACAATAAATTATCTTTTAGGCTTTATCTTTAGGCAGTATTTTTAAGGATATATATTTGAGGAAAATGTTAGCAgttatgctgaaaagaaaattaaactgtGAATGTATTTGGCATTACTTGTTAATGCAGAGCCACAAACATTGTTAATAGTTTTTactcttaaaatatttgtttttctgaataATCCTTGTTGACTGACATTGGCATGTTGAGATACCTCCACTTGCATGACATTAGGCAGTTAATCGGTTGCAAGAAAAACCTCAAATAATACCAATTTATTTaccacaaaagcaaaagaatgcATTAAAGCAAATATATTATTCATGTTTTTCATGGCACCTTTCTTGGAGGACAGTACTCTCCTGTTATATTTAGTGCTTGGCTTAGTCTGTGGGAATGTACAAGCTGTGCCACAGGAATGCTGGAAATCAGGAAGAGACCAGACAAAACGCTAGTGAAGACGTCGGTCTCAGAAACGACACAAGGCTCAAATTGCAAAAGAGACGAAGGGAGGCTAGCATTTGTAGTATTTAAAGCATAATTGCCATGTTCCAAAAAACTGAAagtctgcctgaaaattagaggTTGCAGATGGGCACAAATTTCTCAAACATTACAAGTCCTATTTACCTTCAGAACTAGGTGGCTTCTAGTCATCTGATGCTTTGACTGTTGCCACGAATGCACCAATGGTGGGGTGAAAGCCGGATGGTGTTTAGTCATGTTCCTTAGTCCCATTGGAGCTGTGGGCCCTGAGAACAGCGCTGTGATCGGGGGGCAGGATTCTGGGGCTCTGTCTGTGACGCAGGACGTATGCAGCTGGTGAAACTGTACATTGGTTGCAGAAACTTCTGAAAGGaatgtaatatttttgtggCATTGTTTGTTGTTTCCAAGAAAGCTTTCACCCTATTTTTAAGAAGGATTTTGAAATGAATAGTACGCTTTATGAGGTGATGTATGTTCATTACACAGCCATCTCGAAAGCAAAAGTCTCATAATAGTTATTGGACACATACAGAGACCTTGCGAGTCCTTATGGGATTTCTTAGCCATTGTCAAGCAAGTTTTAAAACAGAAGGCTAAGGGAGAGTTTACACAACATTATTTCTACATACTTGCCTGATGTAAGATAGGGACAAGGTGGCAGGTGGCAGAgaggtcagcattgctgcttcacagtgctggggccctgagtcCAGGTCCTAAtctggggtactgtctgtgtggagtttgtatgttctcctcatgttttcatgggtttcctccaggtgatcTGATTTCGTTTCACAGTCTAAAAACATACTTGAAGGTTAATTTGGTTCTAGGAAAACTTTCCCTTTGATTATAGTTTATTACAGCTCTGATCATCAGTTTTGTTACCAGGCAGCAGGACTCCAATAGCTCAGACATGAATGTACCTGCTGAGAAAGTAGATTTTCTTGACAATTTTTcttgcacaaacacaaaccCTTCTGTACAGTTTAAGTGCGATATAGTTTTGGCAATACCACTCTTCAATATTTGTGCTACACACCAATTTTGCTTTAATAAATTTTGCTTTAATTTCACTGGCCAAAATTTGCTGTGATGTCGTGGTACCTatttttggtttttatttttaaacatgttgCACTGGTTTAACTTGCTGTTGTGGCTGGGCAGCCATAGACATCTTACACTTGAGGTTTCGGACTCTCCCACCCAGACCAACAAGCTGTGGCGAGAGGGCTGGGTGGGAATCGAGACTTTGACAATGCGAGCAGTTCAGTGTTTGCATGCGAAAATCTGAAAATAGCAATAGCAGGAAAACCGCTGCCAGCCCCTGCTGCTTTAACAACACCAGAGTCTAGATTTACGGAATCTGCTTCACATGCAGAAAAGATAAATTACTCTGTACGCagcataattaatttaataattgcttacacttatatagcgcttttctggacattccactcaaagcgctttacaggtaatggggactcccctccaccaccaccaccaccaccaatgtgcagccccacctggatgggtAAAACTGTCTGCTAGAAAAGTGTTCACGGTATCTTTTGCAAAGCCCGCCCGTTGACGCTGTTATTAACCTGCTCACCTTTCCCGTCCAGGCCCGAGACCAGAAAGTCCTCGGTGATCTCAAGGCTGCCCGGGACTTCTCAAACAAGGCCAAGTGGTACAACATCCTGGCCTCCGGCTGGAACGTCATCATCCCCCTCCTCATCATCGTGCTCTTCGTCACGGGCATCGTCCACCTGGCGAACGTCCGCGGCTCATACGACTTCTTCGGGGAGGAAGGCTACGAGAACTTCATGAGGCTGTTCGGACAGTAGCCGACGGCCAGGGGAAGAGCGAGCTGCTCCCCTTTCCCGTCACGACAAGCGCCCTCTCCCGAGCCAGGAGCAGGCAGACGAGGACATGGGGGTTAAATCTGAGACTCCTGGCCCTCGGTGTGGCTCTCTTCccttctctcttttctctgactGCAACTGGGCGACCAGCAATCATCTTCCAGTGTGTTCGTATttattgctttggcaacactgtaattcatcggtcatgccaataaagctggTTGAATTCGAATATAGCGAGACAGCTCTGCATTGTTCATCTGCATGATCCTCGCTGTTCGTACGGGCTTTGATCCTGCGCGACTAGAATAGCTAATGTTGCGGCCGGAGTTTCACTggatctttttttccccttaacattaatttaaataccttttttgttgttgtttttttttaagataattctggaaatattttattcaaggcTCGTACAACACTGAAAACTATTTTATGTGTGGCTAGAAGGGTGAATGACTGTTATTACACTCCTTTCCAGCTTTCTGTCCTTCCTAATAAAAGTTTTTCTTCAACTGTAAGCCTgagaaataatttgtttttataataaataacaggttttaaaaaactgacCAAGAATgttgctgtattttattttgatcaGAACAAACTCCACTCCATCCACAGGGGTCTGCTGTATCGTTAATCTTGACCAACACGTTTCAGCAGAGAGACTTATTCGCGCGGTGATGCAATTAAGTCAAACAGTCTGAGTGAAGTATCTCACTCAAGAGCGCGGATTTggacccacaaccttccagttaggATTTGTCTTCATCTTTTATGCAGACCTTCAGGAAAATCTAATTGTGTTGAAGTCTAAGATGGAAAAGGATATAGATCTCCCTAGCGGGTCCATAAACATCCTCACTACGCTGAATGGTTCCCGTATACCTTCACTAAGTGTGTTGCCTTGACAGTCTCAAACTCAAGGAAGTGAGTTTGGACAATGCTATAATTTATTTCCTAAAGTAATACTAACCATGTGTCATCATTTCGATTCAGGAAGCATTTAGTAAATAGTCACTTTTCCTTGAGATTTAAAACCTAAGAAATAACTAGTTCACTGATTATTCCTTTGTTTACACTGACTAAGCTATTTTGTGCAATAATCCTTACAGAGGGGAGCAAATTAAATGTTGAAAACAGAAAGTGGCATTGTGTTCCAATGGTGTTTACTTTCTGTTTACCGGAGTACAATTAGTCCGTCTGGAGAGCTGTTGGTAAGTGGGGCTGATCCACAACGATCCTCAAGAGCTGTTTCAGCTTGGCTACGGAGTTATGGATCTGTTCCACGCCAAAGGCAGTGACCTCTGCTGCCGAGAGCTGTTGCAGGActgggaaatgtttttatttatttttaaagacattggacagcacagtggtgcagtgagCTCAAGGAAGTCTCTCACCATCACCACCTGCACGGGGGTACCCCAGGGATGTGTGCTGTGCCCATTGCCTTGCACATTGTACCCCAGTGATTGTGTAAGCAACTATGGCAATTGTTCAAttattaagtttgcagatgatgtTGCCTTGATTGGACTTTTGAATGATGCTGAAAACAGTTACAGACAGGAAaattcactgtttttaaacacaattaaaagaaaggaaattataattgattttagaaatacattttctcttCTTATAAGTCTTATAAATTGTAAATGGAACTGACAGtgaaacagtaaataaatataaataacttGGTACTGTTATTAACTGCTAATTGACCTGGACTGCAATATGGACAATAAAGGCAATATTTGGACAATAAGGTTGTATTTTTTAAGGAGTTTTAAATCAAatttctgacagttttattcAGGGCATTCTAATCTTTTGCATTCAGAGCTGGAAAAGTGCCTTATTCTTGCTGAACAAAAACAAGTTGAACAAAATGATCAGGACTGGAAGCAAAATTACCGGCGCATTCCTGGACTCAATAAGATGTCTAATGGAGCAACATATTATTATTCGTGCACATAAAATCTTACTGTAGATAACCCCTCTCATCCACTCTTTTTAGataatgtttttgtaaattatttaaattacaatCTCTTTTTGTAGCACCTGGCCTAGTAACTTGTACGACAGgtaaattaattttgaattgATGAACATTGGTAATAGCTTAACATCAGCAGCATTGATCAACAGATTTTCTTTCCAAAGCATCTTAAATTCAAATTCAGTTATTGAGACTCAGTCAAAAACAACTGCATCAGTCCTCTCATTCCTCATTaaagcctgtctctctcttggtTTAATCAGAGGCTTCCTGTACATCAACAGGTCTCAGGTGTATGTACAATATgaggttatttcagttttgtagTGTTCTAAATATGGCCTGTTAATTTTACCAGGTCTGGGTGTTTATACCTAGCCCGGTAAATTTTGCAAATGGATTTCTGCACAGAGCATTTAAGTAAACAAACACCTGTACATGTTTTTATGACTTTTATGATAATCTCAAGTTTGCTTTCGGGTCTCAACCACCTTGAGTTACAGGCTCCAGGTTGTCACAACCCTTAACAGCAAAAAGCAGCTTCCTGACAATGGAACGAATTAGTAAACACTTCAAATATCAGTCAACAGTCCTCTAACTCAAGTGTAACCTGTTAAGAAATACAGCATCCTTATAGGGCTTTAATCTGTTACAAAGACATCtaaatatttcttcttttgtaaaGGCTAGAAAACTAGTTCATAAAACATTGGTATGAAAAAGTACAAATACAAAAGTTTTTTGTGACTGATATTTTCTTCGGATAGAGGCTGGGGAAGCCTTACTTTTAGAAGGTGTTCTTTCATAAATAATGATTTTACCACTTGTGAAGCTGCTACCCTAAAGCTCAGCATCCTATAACTGGAACATGTAATTTGGTATACACCAGCTATAAAAATATCCCCCTCATCTGCACAACATATCCTTCACTGCAGCCACTACAAAGTGTGGAGCAGAAGGCGAAGCTATCATTCTGAAATATGTGGCAATTTTTAGGTACTGAACAGCATACTTTCCCAATTAATTATGGGCTACTGCTTCCCCACCCTCATGCTATCCCAGTGCTTTCATTAGA is a window of Lepisosteus oculatus isolate fLepOcu1 chromosome 21, fLepOcu1.hap2, whole genome shotgun sequence DNA encoding:
- the LOC102683566 gene encoding interferon-induced transmembrane protein 5-like: MDNATYTCPPDYTPLSSSKPGDAPCSSTVVNVGTPAKPPKDYLIWSICNTLYVNFCCLGFLALVYSVKARDQKVLGDLKAARDFSNKAKWYNILASGWNVIIPLLIIVLFVTGIVHLANVRGSYDFFGEEGYENFMRLFGQ